From a region of the Sulfuriferula plumbiphila genome:
- a CDS encoding SPOR domain-containing protein, protein MRLLFLLLLLANLAVFAMLQWGDSMTAARNVHPALYPQRIALVGEPRATPSPGTPPVRAPIPASQPALASVSKPNTNDKICMTWGPVAPAQLDNAVAALDQLKLGERLTRQDQGTPGGPYWVYYPPLASKADADNKAAQLANLGVRDLAVVRPAGKWQNAISLGLYAKQSIAEARVAELRKKGVQTARIEARGKTASVFALRDLDAAEQATMAQLRQAFADTQLKRVDCTQKTD, encoded by the coding sequence GTGAGACTGCTGTTTTTATTATTGCTGCTTGCCAATTTGGCCGTATTCGCCATGCTGCAATGGGGTGACAGCATGACTGCTGCGCGCAACGTGCATCCTGCGTTGTACCCGCAGCGTATCGCGCTGGTTGGGGAGCCGCGTGCCACTCCATCCCCCGGGACGCCGCCCGTGCGCGCACCCATACCCGCGTCGCAGCCCGCACTGGCATCAGTCTCAAAGCCCAACACCAACGACAAAATCTGCATGACGTGGGGACCGGTAGCGCCGGCGCAACTGGACAACGCCGTCGCCGCGCTGGATCAGCTCAAACTGGGCGAGCGCCTGACACGCCAGGATCAAGGCACGCCAGGCGGCCCCTACTGGGTGTATTACCCACCGCTGGCATCCAAGGCGGACGCCGATAACAAGGCTGCGCAACTGGCAAACCTGGGGGTGCGTGACCTTGCCGTGGTACGCCCGGCTGGCAAGTGGCAAAATGCCATTTCGCTCGGGCTGTATGCCAAACAGTCGATTGCCGAGGCGCGCGTGGCCGAACTGCGCAAGAAGGGCGTGCAGACTGCGCGCATCGAGGCGCGCGGCAAAACCGCCAGCGTATTTGCGTTGCGCGACCTGGACGCTGCCGAGCAGGCAACAATGGCGCAACTCCGGCAGGCTTTTGCGGACACGCAACTCAAGCGCGTGGATTGCACGCAAAAAACTGATTGA
- a CDS encoding type III pantothenate kinase, with protein MILAIDAGNTRIKWGLHDGLTWLVHGQCAHREIAEFERALDKLPAPQRIVLSNVAGAQLQAALEPGLARYAISVQQVTARASQCGVRNAYAAPAQLGADRWAALIGAHHLGAGTALVVNAGTAITVDALHQGDFLGGIILPGYRMMGSMLQQGTAGLANDSGRFSAWPDNTADALESGRILAITGAVALLHAQLAHHAGSMPELMVSGGDGARLATHLPQPLRLVENLVLEGLRTIAHEEYL; from the coding sequence ATGATACTGGCGATCGACGCGGGTAACACCCGCATTAAATGGGGGCTGCACGACGGGCTGACATGGCTGGTCCACGGTCAGTGCGCGCACCGTGAAATAGCCGAATTTGAGCGCGCGCTGGACAAGCTCCCCGCGCCGCAGCGAATTGTGCTCAGCAATGTCGCCGGAGCGCAACTGCAAGCCGCGCTCGAACCCGGCCTGGCGCGCTACGCGATCAGTGTGCAACAAGTGACTGCCCGCGCCAGCCAGTGCGGGGTACGCAATGCTTACGCCGCACCCGCACAGCTGGGCGCAGACCGCTGGGCTGCGCTGATTGGTGCGCACCACCTCGGCGCCGGTACTGCGCTGGTGGTCAACGCCGGCACGGCGATCACCGTGGATGCGCTGCACCAAGGCGATTTCCTGGGCGGCATCATCCTGCCCGGCTACCGCATGATGGGCAGCATGCTGCAGCAAGGCACTGCGGGGCTGGCAAACGACTCGGGCAGGTTCAGCGCGTGGCCGGACAATACGGCGGATGCGCTGGAGAGCGGGCGCATCCTGGCGATTACCGGTGCGGTGGCCCTGCTCCACGCGCAACTGGCACACCATGCCGGGAGTATGCCGGAGTTGATGGTCAGCGGGGGCGATGGCGCGCGTCTTGCCACGCATCTTCCGCAACCGCTGCGGCTGGTGGAAAATCTGGTACTGGAGGGGTTGCGCACCATTGCGCACGAGGAGTATTTGTGA
- the ubiA gene encoding 4-hydroxybenzoate octaprenyltransferase, whose product MTLAQRLSLYEKLMRLDKPIGILLLLWPTLWGLWFASAGRPELMVLWIFVLGTVLMRSAGCVINDYADRDFDAHVARTKDRPLAAGRVSGKEALLLAATLSVLAFLLILPLNRLVMMLSVPALFLAASYPFTKRFFAIPQAYLGIAFGFGIPMAYAAQLDSVPLEAWLLLGANIFWAIAYDTEYAMVDRDDDMKIGIKTSALTFGRFDVAAVMLCYAATLVLLAYVGWRQGRGLWFGAGLGVAAAIAVYHYTLIRGRDRTRCFKAFLHNNWLGAAVFAGIALDYWLR is encoded by the coding sequence ATGACACTGGCGCAACGCTTGAGCCTGTACGAAAAACTGATGCGCCTGGATAAGCCGATCGGCATTCTGCTGCTGCTGTGGCCCACCCTGTGGGGGCTGTGGTTCGCATCGGCGGGACGCCCGGAATTGATGGTGCTGTGGATTTTTGTGCTGGGCACGGTGCTGATGCGCTCTGCCGGCTGTGTCATCAATGACTATGCCGACCGCGATTTCGACGCCCACGTGGCGCGTACCAAAGATCGCCCGCTGGCGGCAGGCAGGGTGAGCGGCAAGGAGGCGCTGCTGCTTGCTGCTACCCTGTCCGTGCTGGCTTTTTTGCTGATCCTGCCACTCAACCGGCTGGTGATGATGTTGTCCGTGCCGGCGCTGTTCCTGGCAGCCAGCTATCCCTTCACCAAGCGCTTTTTTGCCATTCCGCAAGCGTATCTGGGCATCGCTTTTGGCTTTGGTATCCCCATGGCCTATGCCGCCCAGCTCGACAGCGTGCCGCTGGAAGCCTGGCTGCTGCTGGGGGCGAATATCTTCTGGGCGATTGCCTACGACACTGAGTACGCCATGGTGGATCGTGACGACGACATGAAAATCGGCATCAAGACTTCAGCGCTGACGTTTGGCCGTTTCGATGTGGCGGCAGTGATGCTGTGTTATGCCGCGACTTTGGTATTGCTTGCGTACGTGGGCTGGCGCCAGGGCAGGGGGCTATGGTTCGGCGCCGGGCTGGGCGTGGCGGCGGCAATCGCTGTTTACCATTACACGCTGATCCGGGGCCGCGACCGCACGCGCTGCTTCAAGGCTTTTCTGCACAATAACTGGCTGGGCGCGGCGGTGTTCGCCGGAATTGCGCTGGACTACTGGCTGCGTTAA